ACGGCGAAGAACAGCACATCCATCGGAATGGGCGCGATGCGTCCGGAGGCGACGAGCCGCTCGATGCTCGGGACAACGAGCTGCAGGGTCGGAGCGATGTAGCGCTCGTACAGGTAGTCCAACCGCTCGGTGTCCCGGGACAGCTCGTCGAGCATGATCCGATCCATCCGCGGTGTGTCCACCGCGGTCAGGTAGAAGCCGGTGATGAACTGCCGCAGACGCTCGGCGTCGTCGAGCGAGGGATCCACCTGTGGCAGACGCGCCAGCTGCGCCTCCAGCGCGGAGTCCACCACCGCGCGCCAGAAGGCCAGCTTGGACCCGTAGCGGTCGTTGATGAAGTTGTGGCTCACGCCCAGGCGGCGGGCCAGCTCGCGTGCGGAAGCCCGCTCGTAGCCCAGCTCCGCGAACGTCTCGAGCCCTCGTTGCAGGATGTTCTCCTCCTCAGGCACCGCGGGAGT
The nucleotide sequence above comes from Streptomyces sp. NL15-2K. Encoded proteins:
- a CDS encoding TetR/AcrR family transcriptional regulator is translated as MPEEENILQRGLETFAELGYERASARELARRLGVSHNFINDRYGSKLAFWRAVVDSALEAQLARLPQVDPSLDDAERLRQFITGFYLTAVDTPRMDRIMLDELSRDTERLDYLYERYIAPTLQLVVPSIERLVASGRIAPIPMDVLFFAVIPPVSGIVEGPLARRMGRPVPTSPEQLTATAESLAEIVVNGLLATGAAGRH